From Quercus lobata isolate SW786 chromosome 11, ValleyOak3.0 Primary Assembly, whole genome shotgun sequence:
agTGGATTTCGACATTTCTAATGTTGAGTTCTacgctttttaaaaaaaaaaaaaaaattaagtggcaAAATAGACATAAAATACGACATTGCAATTGTCAAGTTCCAAGCAGAACTCGATATCAACAATGTCGAGTTTCAAAGCAAGGatattttgttatataatttGGAAAATAGGCTGTTTGACTACAAAGAGTTGGAAGGAGTTGCAGCACTACccaaaaattctaaataaagCCTTATTGGGCTTTTGGGTTAGACTTAGGCCTAGGACACTAAATATCAAATGCCATGGattatcaacaaataaaagCCTTGTTGGGTTTTCAGATTAGACCCAATAGGTTCACTTTCCTAATCTCCATCCTTGTTTTTCTGCACTCTTTTTCTCCTCCCTATGACACAGACACACATTGCCGATTTGCTCTTCATTTTACACTCTAAACCtctaaaaccccaaaaccttGGTCCCTTCGTGATGTCTCAAACTGCAACAACAATGGGTGAGCGTATTCCAAACGATGTCGTGGAAGACATCCTGGGTCAGCTACCAGTGAAATCCTTAACCAGATTCAGGTGCGTTTCGAGATCTTGTGACTCCATCATCACTGACCCCACTTTCATTACCAAACACTTCAAGCTCAACCTTAACCAATCCGAATCGTTAGTATCCACAAACACTCACACTGGGTATTTGCTATATACTACAGAGGATAAGAACAGTTCACCATCTTCCAAACATCTGTGTACGGTTGTTTGCAACAGTGACAGCACATTGACCCAGATTTCAAGGTTTGAAATCCCCTCACTTTTTGAGAAATATAGTATAGTTGGTTTCTGTAATGGCCTGTTCTGTCTAGCTAGTAGCGACAATGATCTTAATCACATTATATATTTGTGGAACCCAAGTATTAGAATGTTTAAGAAGCTTCTAGCTACTCCCTTTACTGACGAGGATAATAAGAAACATAAGAGTTCTGTTGTTGGACTTGCTTATAATTCTCAGAACAATGACTTCAAGATTCTGAGACTTCTGTCTGTTCTTTTGGGACCAGAGGCCAAGGCCGAGGTCGAGATTTACAGTTTGAGTACAGATTCCTGGAGAAAGGTTGTAATATCGATGGAGTCCTTAAGAGGGTATGAACCCAACCTTGGAAGAATTGTTAAGATTGATCCACCCTGTATATTTTTGAATGGAGCTTTGCACACTGTAGTAATGACTATCCGCCACCGTTTCATTCTGTCTTTTGATGTCAATGATGAGAGCTTCCGTGAGATAATGTTTCCTTTTAATTACTCAGATGTGGTTACGAAGTATCAACTTGCATTGTTTAAGAGATCCCTAGCTGTTTTCGTTTTTGCTCGTAGTCTTGGGGGTGTCTTATGCCACATATGGGTTATGGAGGAGTATGGTGTGGCTGAGTCTTGGACTAGAAAATATATGGTACCAATGATTTGGGTTAGGGTTGGTAATTTCTATGGCTGCACTGATAATGGTGAACTTTTGATTGAGAATGCCACTGGGCTGGTTTCAATTGACCCTGAGAGTCGAGAGCAGAACATTCTTGCAATTGAAGATGTTGATTGGGTGGGTTTCATGGCTAATTCAATGGAGAGCTTGATTTTACACGATGGGGGTAAGTAAATGTGAAAATTCACTTTAGCTATTATATCACTTTCAGTTTTGCCACCATCATTGTGAAAATTGACTTTAGCTAGTAttgcttaatttgtatataaCTTTAGCTAGTACTTTTGATGCTGAAACTAAGGTCGTAATTGTTTCCATCCTTGAGTTTAAGTAATTTCTCAGTATGAATGGGTGAAGTTAGCTAAATTACATTTGAGGAATGATCAAATGGGGATTTCAGATGGCTAAGCCATTCTGTTCTATTGTGCTTTTGCCATTGACCATAACAAAACCCTTTAGTCTAATTGGCCCGCTTAGCAATATTTAGTTCCATGGCTATATGTGATAGATTATAGTGGTCACTTGTTCTCAAGTCCAACAACTAGCAGTAGCTGAAATTTTGCTACCTTACAGAAGTTTAAAACAATGGAATCCTAATTGACCATAATTTAACAATTCcaaaatgcaaaatttcattaatattaCTAGTAATTGTTGATGTAACAAAGAAGTAGGACAGATTTGAAGTACCTACGATATGCATGTGTTGGACTTTAATGGGAAAAGTGGCCTCTCATTTGAAGTATCTCTCATGGCTGGAGATGTATCCAATACAATCTCCAAAGAGTATCTAGagattaaaaaatgttttaaattttggatacaGTCTGATATGTTGTGGATGTGATCAAGATGGCCTTGATACGATCTTGATGCGGGAGTTGCTTAAATTGGGAAGAAAAACTAGTTGGTTTCACTTTGAATGAGTCAAAACCCTTCTCTTGTTTGCAGtcgactctctctctctctcttagacacacacacatacacttcGATCTTATACCTACTCATCAATTGATCATGATTTCCTGGTCATGGGGTTGATGGATATTGTTGCATCTGTGTTTGCACTTTGAAGGAGTTTGTGATGCACGTGGGAGATAATTGagtttctgtttttattttttaactgtCTGATTCTTGTGGGTTTGAGAACTGGGGGACAATTGGACATGAAGCTGCAGATTTTAGGCTTAGTGCATTTGtgcattttgaaaatgtttttgaaGGATTCGATGcttgtaatttatttttgaatttgataacATAAAATATACCTAAATGGGTAGATgagttaattaatttttgtatatCCTAGTTATAAAGCCAATGAGCAGTGGTTATAAATGGCACTTCCTCATCTCACTATTGATGTTgggtatattatatatattcttgtttTTAGGAGTTTCCATTTATCCGTATGCTTATTGTATCTTCTGTTGGTATTGATGCTTCCTTAGATTAATTTGAATCATGGTGCTAATTGTCATCAAGCTTTGTATGGGAGAATACTGCCTTTAAATTCTACTTCTGCACCCTAAATTACCTTttaacaatagaaaaaaaaaagggaaggaatTGATTGAAGTTAGAGAATTGAATATGGTGATATGCTAAAAATAGGTAATGGAGATCTCAGGGTTTATTTTTGATGATTTAAGTTAGTTTTAGACCCAAGGGGGAGGGGAAAGaatgtcaaaattttgattggaaggtttttttttttttttttttttttttttaaacatatctTTGGTTCATCACTTTGAGACATTGAAGGATAAAAACTTAAAGTCCCCCAAGCCCCAAGATTTTAAGTGCTAGAATGTCCAGGTGTAGGGCTCAAGCATCTTAAACTGTAGGCTATATTTCATTGATgagattaaaacataaaaatatggTCAGGCTAACATCATGTCTCACATCTGGTTTCATTGCTCTTCTATGAGGTTTATGCATAAGGTGTGCCATTTGtgagattaattaaaaaaagagttgtTATTTAGAAAGAGTATTTCAAGCTAATTGCTCCTACTTTTCATAACTTGTTCCAATTATTCTCAAAGATTGTATTAATGTTAGTATTAATGGTTAGAGTTCCTGCTCACATGCtgtttttatttgtgttgaATCCCAATGCAAGTTAAATACTATCCATGCTTGAGAATTATAGGTGATTGGGTCATTAATTGCTATTTGCTCTTTATTGGTGCATGAGTCAGATTTTGTTCTGTTAGAGGACTTAAAATGTAGAtttacaaaatatgaaaacacaGGACTTTTCTGGCCTAGTAAGGATTTTGTGAAGTTATTGACTTCAGCATTTGATAATGAACTTGTTACTTAGAATGTCAGAATGTATACCAAAATTCTTCCAAACATTGTTTGGTGCTACTAAGCTGGGAATGTGCTTTGTGCCACGCTGCTTCAGAGAGTGAAACTAAGGAAAAGCCTTTAGGTCATCCATTTTTGGTACATGGATACTCTTTCCTATCTGACTAGAAAAACTTGGTTGGCCTACTTTCAAACAGCTTTGGTCTTTTTGGTTTGTTGTTTGTTAAAACAGAATCAGAGCCTAGTTAGATGTCTTTGGTTCAAATTATGAGAACTCTCTATTAGGGCTGTCTTTTGGT
This genomic window contains:
- the LOC115969478 gene encoding F-box/kelch-repeat protein At3g23880-like, with amino-acid sequence MTQTHIADLLFILHSKPLKPQNLGPFVMSQTATTMGERIPNDVVEDILGQLPVKSLTRFRCVSRSCDSIITDPTFITKHFKLNLNQSESLVSTNTHTGYLLYTTEDKNSSPSSKHLCTVVCNSDSTLTQISRFEIPSLFEKYSIVGFCNGLFCLASSDNDLNHIIYLWNPSIRMFKKLLATPFTDEDNKKHKSSVVGLAYNSQNNDFKILRLLSVLLGPEAKAEVEIYSLSTDSWRKVVISMESLRGYEPNLGRIVKIDPPCIFLNGALHTVVMTIRHRFILSFDVNDESFREIMFPFNYSDVVTKYQLALFKRSLAVFVFARSLGGVLCHIWVMEEYGVAESWTRKYMVPMIWVRVGNFYGCTDNGELLIENATGLVSIDPESREQNILAIEDVDWVGFMANSMESLILHDGE